A DNA window from Candidatus Binatia bacterium contains the following coding sequences:
- a CDS encoding circularly permuted type 2 ATP-grasp protein, giving the protein MYDGSSVRAAYDGISAWLGQTTPEDRRLKAREAEVLFRRIGITFAVYNEGGDPERLIPFDIIPRILDAAAWALLERGLAQRVTALNAFLLDAYNGGEITRAGRIPTSLIVGNPGFRPEMQGFRPPAGAYTHVSGIDIVRTAPDRFYVLEDNCRTPSGVSYMLENREAMLRLFPDLIAAHRIAPISRYPEELLETLRDAAPPACQGNPVIALLTPGQYNSAYYEHSFLADEMGIELVEGADLLVDGDVVFMRTTQGPRRVDVLYRRLDDEFLDPLAFRSDSMLGVPGLFRAYRAGSITLANAVGTGIADDKGIYPFVPEMIRFYLGEEPILCNVPTWRCAEADDRAYVLEHLGELVVKETRGSGGYGMLVGPCSTKEERALFASKLRARPCDYIAQPTLALSTCPTFVESGIAPRHVDLRPFVLFGSTVRIVAGGLTRVALREGSLVVNSSQGGGTKDTWVLEA; this is encoded by the coding sequence ATGTACGACGGCAGCTCGGTGCGCGCCGCCTACGACGGCATTTCCGCGTGGCTCGGCCAGACCACTCCCGAGGACCGGCGCCTGAAGGCCCGCGAGGCCGAAGTGCTGTTTCGCCGCATCGGCATCACCTTCGCCGTCTACAACGAAGGCGGCGACCCGGAGCGGCTGATCCCGTTCGACATCATTCCGCGCATCCTCGACGCCGCAGCCTGGGCACTGCTCGAGCGCGGGCTGGCGCAAAGGGTCACGGCCCTCAACGCGTTCCTGCTCGACGCCTACAACGGCGGCGAGATCACGCGCGCCGGCCGCATCCCGACGAGCCTCATCGTCGGCAACCCGGGCTTCCGGCCGGAAATGCAGGGGTTCCGCCCTCCAGCCGGCGCCTACACGCACGTGTCCGGCATCGACATCGTGCGCACCGCGCCGGACCGGTTCTACGTGCTCGAGGACAATTGCCGCACGCCGTCGGGCGTCTCCTACATGCTCGAGAACCGCGAGGCGATGCTGCGGCTTTTCCCCGACCTCATCGCCGCGCACCGGATCGCGCCCATCTCGCGCTACCCCGAAGAGCTGCTCGAGACGCTGAGGGACGCCGCGCCGCCGGCCTGTCAGGGCAATCCGGTGATCGCGCTGCTGACTCCCGGCCAGTACAACAGCGCCTATTACGAGCACTCGTTTCTCGCCGACGAGATGGGCATCGAGCTGGTCGAAGGCGCCGACCTCCTGGTCGACGGCGATGTCGTCTTCATGCGCACGACGCAGGGCCCGCGCCGCGTCGACGTGCTCTACCGCCGCCTCGACGACGAATTTCTCGATCCGCTGGCGTTCCGCTCCGACTCCATGCTCGGGGTGCCGGGCCTGTTTCGAGCATACCGCGCCGGCTCGATCACGCTCGCCAACGCCGTGGGAACCGGAATCGCGGACGACAAGGGTATCTATCCGTTCGTTCCCGAGATGATCCGCTTCTATCTCGGAGAGGAACCGATCCTGTGCAACGTCCCCACGTGGCGCTGCGCCGAAGCGGACGACCGTGCGTACGTGCTCGAGCACCTGGGCGAGCTGGTCGTCAAGGAGACGCGCGGCTCGGGCGGCTACGGCATGCTGGTCGGCCCCTGCTCGACCAAGGAAGAGCGCGCGCTTTTCGCGTCGAAGCTGCGCGCGCGGCCGTGCGACTACATCGCGCAGCCGACGCTCGCGCTCTCGACGTGTCCGACGTTCGTCGAAAGCGGCATCGCCCCGCGCCACGTGGACCTGAGGCCGTTCGTGCTGTTCGGCAGCACCGTGCGAATCGTCGCCGGAGGCCTCACGCGCGTCGCGCTTCGAGAAGGCTCACTGGTCGTCAATTCGAGCCAGGGCGGCGGCACCAAAGACACCTGGGTGCTGGAGGCCTGA
- a CDS encoding thioredoxin family protein → MLSRFRIRTLALALGAAALLAIPALSLAGGDWNDSAVSWKKYDEGLAEAKSSNKPVCLIFYTDWCPHCANYSKVFHDPAVVDLSKKFVMIRINKDQDAANSAKFAPDGEYIPRTFFLKPDGTLLKDVTEQRDQYRYFYSETDPASVMRSMKTVLALTF, encoded by the coding sequence ATGCTCTCGCGCTTCCGTATTCGAACGCTCGCCCTGGCGCTCGGCGCCGCCGCGCTGCTTGCGATCCCTGCCTTGTCACTCGCCGGGGGCGACTGGAACGACTCCGCAGTGAGCTGGAAGAAGTACGACGAAGGGCTGGCCGAGGCGAAGAGCTCGAACAAGCCGGTCTGCCTGATCTTCTACACCGACTGGTGTCCCCACTGCGCGAATTACAGCAAGGTCTTCCATGACCCGGCAGTGGTCGATCTTTCGAAGAAGTTCGTGATGATCCGCATCAACAAGGACCAGGACGCCGCCAACAGCGCGAAATTCGCGCCGGACGGCGAATACATCCCGCGCACGTTCTTCCTCAAGCCCGACGGCACGCTGCTGAAGGACGTCACCGAGCAGCGCGACCAGTACCGCTACTTCTACAGCGAGACCGACCCGGCCTCGGTGATGCGCTCGATGAAAACGGTGCTCGCGCTGACGTTCTGA
- a CDS encoding S1 RNA-binding domain-containing protein, protein MSDRSVPSRPSRRPLPSAPGEGDGESFAALFEASQDRKSQAQPAARIKAGDLISCRVLAIGQSSVFVSAGDKAEGAIDLAEFRDPASGELRVAVGDVIQATVIDDGGRSGSAVLTRMLGRTGHAAAELEQALELAVPVEGLVTAETKGGFEVLFGSVRAFCPGSQIDLRRTAERAAASDYVGKRFAFRVLKVENDGRNVVVSRRDLLEEQAAEEAAKTWQQIHVGAVLEGTVRSLRDFGAFVDLGGVDGMIHVSEMAWSRVKDPSELLELGQRVRVQVIKVGETDAKGRATIGLSLRALAEDPWSTLASRFPAGTTIRGSVTRLESFGAFVQVEPGVEGLVHISKIALERRLNHARQALSVGQDVEVTVLAVDVEARRLGLSMVEEAGKARSAELEAEKREQQQVMQAHRGSGSLGTFADLLEKARGK, encoded by the coding sequence ATGAGTGATCGTTCCGTCCCGTCCAGGCCTTCGAGAAGACCGCTGCCGTCCGCGCCCGGCGAGGGTGACGGTGAAAGCTTCGCGGCGCTGTTCGAAGCGAGCCAGGACAGGAAGTCGCAGGCGCAGCCGGCGGCTCGCATCAAGGCCGGCGACCTCATCTCGTGCCGCGTGCTCGCCATCGGCCAATCGAGTGTCTTCGTCTCCGCAGGAGACAAGGCCGAGGGCGCGATCGATCTGGCCGAATTTCGCGATCCCGCGAGCGGTGAGCTTCGCGTCGCCGTGGGCGACGTCATCCAGGCGACGGTGATCGACGACGGCGGCCGCTCCGGAAGCGCGGTGCTGACGCGGATGCTCGGCCGCACCGGCCACGCGGCGGCCGAGCTCGAGCAGGCCCTCGAGCTCGCCGTACCGGTCGAAGGGCTGGTCACCGCGGAAACCAAGGGCGGCTTCGAGGTGCTGTTCGGCAGCGTGCGCGCGTTCTGCCCCGGCTCCCAGATCGACCTGCGCCGCACGGCCGAGCGCGCCGCGGCCTCCGACTACGTTGGCAAGCGTTTCGCGTTTCGCGTGCTCAAGGTCGAGAACGACGGTCGCAACGTCGTCGTCTCGCGCCGCGACCTGCTCGAAGAGCAGGCCGCCGAGGAGGCAGCAAAGACGTGGCAGCAGATCCACGTCGGCGCCGTGCTCGAAGGCACGGTGCGCTCCTTGCGCGACTTCGGTGCCTTCGTCGATCTCGGCGGCGTCGACGGGATGATCCACGTGAGCGAGATGGCGTGGTCACGCGTCAAGGATCCTTCCGAGCTGCTCGAGCTCGGACAGCGCGTGCGCGTGCAGGTGATCAAGGTCGGCGAGACCGACGCGAAGGGACGAGCGACGATCGGACTTTCGCTGCGCGCGCTGGCCGAAGACCCGTGGAGCACGCTCGCGTCGCGATTTCCCGCCGGCACGACGATCCGGGGCAGCGTCACGAGGCTCGAGTCGTTCGGTGCTTTCGTGCAGGTGGAGCCCGGCGTCGAGGGCCTCGTGCACATCTCGAAAATCGCGCTCGAACGGCGCCTCAACCACGCGCGCCAGGCGCTGTCGGTCGGACAGGACGTCGAGGTGACGGTGCTCGCGGTAGACGTCGAGGCGCGGCGCCTCGGTCTTTCGATGGTCGAGGAAGCCGGCAAGGCACGCTCGGCCGAGCTCGAGGCCGAAAAGCGCGAGCAGCAGCAGGTGATGCAGGCCCACCGCGGCTCGGGATCCCTCGGAACGTTCGCCGATCTATTGGAGAAAGCGCGCGGCAAGTAG